AAGATTATTGTTTAGACCATTAAATATCTAGTCAAAGTGAGCATATGCTCACAATAATGGCTCAAAATTCTGAAGATGCTAAATTAAGAATCTCCTTTAGGAACTTTAGATAGAGCcaaaattaaaagatttgaaatcaTGAGGAGAGAGTCAGATACCTCATCTTAAAAGTTGATTATTATAACATAGAATACAGAGAGATGATCTGTAAGatattataataaaagttatatctAGGGTTTTAAGCCACGTGAACTTTTCCCAGAGAAAATTTTCTTGGGTTATTTTAGCAGAATGGATAgatgtatttttcctaatgctagaTGGAAACattaggaaacagaaaaacaattcaagagttaaaaattagttttaaaattgttaaggtaccttttaccattatggaggccaacattagctgggcatggtggcgcacacctgtagtcccagctactcaggaggctaaggcaaaagaatttcttgaacccatgaggcagaggttgcagttagctgagatcatgccactgcactccagcctgggcaacagagcgagaccttatctcaagcaaacaacaacaaaaaaagaagctcTTTTTCTCTAACTTAAGATGGTtaagattgtttttatttgtggctagaactgctgttaaaaaaattaaaaaaaacaccttttgTCAACATTTATACCTTCAGTAAAAATCTAAACTCTTTTACATAATTGAGTGGCCTCATTTATGATTGACTAAATAAAggtaaattgttatttttataaacttttttataCAAGAGCATTACAGTTTTTAAATAGTGATTTTTTTACTGATATTTCCAGAAATAGTAACCAGAAATTAGAAACGTAATTAGACATTTACACATTGTGAACACATTATCTTTTAGTAGTATGAATTGGGTCCCAAAAtgaaggttttaaaaattgtcttttacAGAATACCAGGAAAAACCTACATGATAATAGCTTTTCTAACTGTGGGTACTATGGGGTTATCAAACACTTCCTTGGGCTACCTGAATTACCCTACCCAAGTCATCTTCAAGTGCTGCAAATTGATTCCTGTTATGCTAGGAGGAGTTTTTATTCAAGGTATAGTAATGATATGTTTTTATACTATTTAAAACTAATAGGCTATGTTATGGCATCTAGCATTAGGAAAAACATTAAACTTCTATATTTTCAGTGAGCATTCTAGATATTGTAACAATTCTGAATCACAAAATAAGGTATTCTAAAAACactgatggccaggcacagtggctcaacactgatggccaggcacagtggctcacgcctgtaatcccagcactgtgggaggccaaggtgggtggatcacaaggtcaggagttcgagaccagcctggccaatatggtgaaaccctgtctctactaaaaatacaaaaattagccaggcgtggtggtgtacgcctgtagtcccagctactcgggaggctgaggcagaagaattgcttgaacccaggaggcagaggttgcagtgagccgaggtcacaccactgcactccagcctgggcgacagagcgagactccgtctcaaaaaaaaaaaccactgataTGCCTTACTTTCTAAAGTCGGTAATTTggacttaagaaaaagaaaagataatactttgtttttattattttattttggaatctACCACATTTCCAGCAATACTATATTTCTGTATTAAAGGTCTAGTTCAAAAGTACATGGAAAGGTCCCTTTTTTCAGTTCCTTCATTCTTCTACTCTCCAGGGCTCTACCCTTCACTTCCATTGTGCATGGGCAGTTCTCATATTGAAGTAAAGTTTGATCTGAGCAGAACTGCGTTTTTACCAACCCCGCTGGCTTAGTGATGTTTAGAGCCCCAGCTAAGTGACAAGTTTTGTGGAAATAGGAGTAAAAGAGGAGGCAGTGATAGCAACAAACAGTGGAAGTAGCTTCTGTTGTTCACATTAATTGTCATGAGGAATATTCGTGTTTTAATAGTCGGGTGTTTCTGTATCACTGAAGTTCTTACACAGCCTGATATCATTTATGCATTAGATACCATCCCAGAATAagcctttaaaaatgaaagtgttGCCAACTACTTCACGTGTCATTTCAGGATAACTtcatataggaaaaaataattgaCCTCAATCCCTATTAAGAATCACATTTATTCTCCCAACTGACTAGGCATATATAATATTGTCCTTATAAACCTTACAAAAAAGTCatgctacattttatttttaaaataaggatatattaaaatcatttaattttcacttgcCTGGAAGTTACCACATTATGATATTTGCAAACTTAAACAGTTATGTAACCAGAATCATTACTCTGGTTACTTTGTAAACTTACAAACTACAAGAAAATTCATAACCTTTTATTATGCACAAAGTAAAACAGGAACTAAATTTccaggaaattttttaaatgtttgtggaaGTGCATTATTCTTGCCGTCAGTTTTTGCCAAAGTATGTATTTTAGTGTCACTATTACGCCAGATAAAGTAGCTCTTGTTTCTAACTTACAGGGACATATTGCTGCCCATTGGTAGTTTTCAGAAGCCGTCTTGTGATTGTCTTCTGCCTTGACCTAAGTGTTCACGTGTTTGGCATTGGatataaaaaaacaaatctgTGTTCTACTTAACACATAGAGCAAATACAAAGCTGGGTGGGTATTTGCATAATGAAGTggatttacatttgttttatacaGGAAAGCGTTATAATGTTGCAGATGTGTCTGCTGCCATATGTATGAGCCTTGGCCTGATATGGTTTACCCTCGCTGACAGCACAATTGCACCAAATTTCAACCTGACAGGtaagtaatttatttatattcctaGCTTTTATAGGCATTTTAGTTTAGAATACGAATTTCGAATATTTTGTAAGCATTTTAAATGATAGTATGACAGCTGCAATTTTCGTATGTAACATAAAGCTTTTGGACTTTCCATATAAGATGTAGTGAAAATATCACAGCTCTGTAGGTAAaacaatttgtttgttttttagtgtgCTTGCATTTTGATGCTTCTCAGGAATGAACTGTTGACTCAGATTTGTTTATGTCAGTTGTACCTTTATTATAATTATGTTGTAACTCAGTATTAAGTTATTCAGAAATGAATATGAACAAATAATTGTTTTTGTGAAAACTGAGTTAACTGACACAACTTGATTGACAAGCAATAAAATCACTATTGAATGAGGTATGGGTAAAAACACTGCGAATATGGGAGGGAAGCTCATAAACATATGAAAGGATTCTGTACTCTGCAGGGCACTTTTAAACAAAAACACCTTGGAAATCATGGAAAATGTGTGCTATGAGTGTGTTTATACAAAGGAGAAAATACGGAATTCTATTCAGGACCCATGCTCAAAGAAAAAGGCCCTGACAGCTGCATGCATGTTTATGTgatttaaattaaacattttagtaATGATAGGGTTTTTCAAAAATGACTTTTCtcttcatctgtttttttcttttttaattaactgaATAGCCACCAATCCCAATAGATAGATATCCTAAGAATTTCTTCCACACTTTCAGAACTAGTGGAACTATTAGACTAGTAGAATATTTGTGGAACTGTTATTTGATACGCTATTGAAATGTGAAATGTGATATGTACAGAACTAAGTTTATTAGTATATCTTTTTTAATATCATCACCTATGTACTTGTTATAACTGATTGTGAATAAGAATATTCTGGATTACCGAACAGATGTAGTTGAagatctgcttttgttttttagaccAATGAAATTCCTGATAAAGCTTGATTATAGTTCATATGTTTAAAtaaggagtttttttgtttttttaatacctTCTTGAAGGTGTGGTGCTTATTTCCCTGGCATTATGTGCAGATGCTGTCATTGGAAATGTTCAAGAGAAAGCTATGAAACTTCATAATGCTTCTAATTCTGAAATGGTAAATACTCTAgtgttttttcttcaaattagacagatttaaaaaatggtgataTACATAATTTGATGAAATAATTATAACTAGCATTGCATTTTTAAACtatcatttttacaaaaataatacattcaaACATTATAGGAAGgtaaaaactaaaactacaacTAGCAGTGCTAACCGCTTGTTGCATAGTTGACAAATTTTCCTCATTGatttagttttttatatattaaaatataatcttttgTTATGTCATTTCTCTCATCTCTTTCTAGTGGGTAGTATTTTTCCATGTAGaagtttgtaatttttatatggcCCAATTTGTCTTTTCCTTGCTGGCTTCTGGCTAAGTATCATGGTTGAAATGGGCTTTCCTAACCCTGAgatttagaacatttcatccctgTTGCCTACTAGTTTtgtgatttccttttttattaagcCCTTGATCCaatctaaaacttttttaaaagaacttttttttcaaatgactaccattttttctaatatcatttattgaataatccaCTTTCAGCTCATTTTAAATGCCCTCTTTATCATATCACACTCTTGTGTGGCATTCAGAAttgtatttgaatttatttttgcaatAGTACATATAATGACAGCAGCTTTATCATACATTTATTATCTGTTAGGACTAGCTAccattgttccttttcttttgcagAATATTACTACCAGTAGTTATTCTGGGGTGTTTATATtcccaaataaactaaaaattccATTGGTATTGTGATTGGTATGGCAttgaattataaattaatttaggGAGAATGGCATCTTGATTATTTCAGTCCAAGAATAAGGTATGACTTTTCTTTTACTCAAGTGGTCTTTTTTTCAATGTCCATTAGAGTTTAAAGTTTTCTTCATGTAAATCCAGCACATTTCTTACTAAAGGTATTGTTAATAACTTATTAAAGTTGTTTCATCTTTTTGTGATTATTGCAAATAATATCTTTCTGTATCTCTTGTAACTGGTTCTTTTTTGCAAATAGCGTCCTTTTGTATATCTTGTAACTGGTTTTAATATgggaaaattgtgtgtgtgtgtctttacattaattttataacCAACCACCTTGCTGGACAGAAAGAACATACTGAATTAAGAACATACTGAATTAAGGATAGACAGGATTATTCTTTCCTGTTATTTTCTTAACACAGAATGGGGCAACTTAAGTAGTCTCTAATAACACAGGAACTTGGTTAAGAATTTTCTTCATCATAATCACTACTCATTGTAGATAAGGTAAGGATGGGCGCAGAGAGAATTGAGGGAGTGTAGGTTGTTAGGAAGTTAATATAATACAGTATTTATGTTGGTAGGCTCTGGAATAAGATAGCTCAGTTCATATCCTGGCTTTACTAGCACTCGTTTGGGGAAAATTACTTAATATCTCTAAGTtatagtttcttcatctggaaattgGATTATAATAACTAAGAATACCCATATCTAGGGTGGTTGTGAGAAGTAAATGGAATAATCTGTACTGAGCTTCAGCACAGTACCTGACACACAGCAGATATTTaggtttgctgctgctgctgctgattctGTTTAAGAAAAGCATAGTAAATTGGGATTAAAAGGTTGGTTGGAAAATAGAGAAGTTAAGCAGTAGATATGCCATATACTgcttattttcattatattttaatgtcttttagaaacttaattttttgtgtgttttataagtatctttaaagatttttgttttgtttcatttaagtatttttttttagaactcTAATATGAAAATCTGGTTTGATTTCAATAATTAAGCCTAGAAAGAAATGAATATGTAAGCATACATAAAAGGATTAATATTACTAGGTGTTATTTTGTACATAAAATGAGGCATAGACTTATAAAACATTAGAATCAAATATCATTTCTGGAAATTTAGGCCATATtgaaatgatagtttcttttaaaatgtttgttctgCAAACCTAATTGAGCCATAGAGTTAAAACCCTCAATCTTCCATTTTCGGTTTCATAGtacttttttctgctttatttttatctgcTCTAGGTACTGTATTCGTATTCAATTGGTTTTGTATACATTTTACTGGGATTGACATGCACTAGTGGATTAGGCCCTGCAGTAACATTTTGTGCAAAGGTAAACActaatcacatttaaaaaaaaaaaatatcttctgttaaataattttctctgtatttctaatttcccttgttcAAAAGAGGCATCATAGATATAATGATACCTCCTTTAATATAACCTATGCCAATCAGAAattaatttcagaaatgaaatgattgatatttaaatttattttatccttCCTGTACcctatgagttgatttttaagcTGTTCATAATGTAGAAAAGTTGAGGATCtttaatttcagcatttttttcattaaatcaaAATAAGAATCTTTGCTTGACTGCATTATCAAACAACTTATTATTGCTCAAGAAGTTGATTAAaatctgtagttttgttttatttgtaatacctcggggtttgttttacatttttctaacaggcttttttatttttggcagaaTCCAGTTCGGACCTATGGTTATGCGTTCCTTTTTTCCCTCACTGGATATTTTGGAATCTCCTTTGTTCTGGCTTTGATTAAAATTTTTGGTGCACTTATTGCTGTAACAGGTAGGAGGGATTTACTTGCTTTGattataaaataagcatttaCATTTTCTCTGATGCTCTTTTTCGAAACATAAGGGCAACATCTCctttacattaaaaagaaaattgtcatATTTCACCAATTTATTCTTTGGCTTATGATGTTTCTTTAGAATTCTAAAGAAAATGTTGTTTGatcttaatttcttattttgatggtttaattttaaaatcaaacataTACATTTATCAGAACAGTAACCCTTAAACGCATTAAAAGAACTTTCTGTAAAATTATGATGAGACGACGACCTCCAAAGAAAGTACTGCATTTATATGCTTTTAACCTGTAACTGAAactttcaattttgttgatttcaaGTATGAGAGGTACactttaaataagctttttagGCCTTTCATTTGTACATTTTCTAGGACACCAACCAGATTAGCTTCCCTTTTCACCAATAAGCACTATGCACCTGCTGTGTGCAGGGTCTTTGGCCCTGtagaaaaatcagttgtatttgtTCTGCTTTGGAGGAGTGTACAGCCTAGTGAGGGGAACAGATGAGTCAATGTGCCACCTGTGTCATTTGCCAAAACTCTAAGGTACAGCTTTTGCCTCAGAGGTGCAGGCAGGAGTTTTCCTCTCACGTAAAAGAAAGCCAGAGTTGGCAATAATCATAGCTAATGCGTACATAGCCCTAGTATGTACCAGACACCATTATTTTAATCTCACAACAGTCCTATAAATTAGTCACTAtgattattccattttacagatggataaactgaggcacagggaggttaagtgacttgtctcaTAGTCAACCAGAGCCAGGTTCCAGTGATGGCAGTCTGGCTGCACACCTGTGCTCTTCACCATACATTATACTGCCTCTAAGCTGGTATGGTGACTCCATGGTCATGAGAAACCCACGTTCTTTCTGTCTGCTGTGCCATCTTCATCCTCATGCTATGCAGTGGGATGGAGTAAGAGAAGATGAAAATCCTAAAAGTCATACTCCGAGAAACAgcacttctgctcacatttcaccaTAGCCTAGACACATGACCACACCTAGTAGCAGGAGAAGAGGGAACATATAACCAGCTCAAAACAGGGGTCCTTTTactatagaaagaaaaacagacattGGGAATGTGACTCTGGCACGTTTCCAGAACAGCTTCTTCCTttggaattcattcattcatgcataaATTACTAAGTGCCAGGAACTGTAGAGTCTTGGAATGTACAGATAAATAAGGCAAGAAACTAAGTAAAGCACATAGTCAAGTGGGAAGATGGCAACTGATAGTGCAGTGAGGAAGAAAGTACTGTCATGGAGATCTATGCAGATCTCCCCACTCTGCCTGGGACCAGAGAGGAAGGCTTCCAGCCTTACGGCAGACTTCAAAGTGTAGTACTTCAAAGGACGGGAAAAAGTTAATACAGTTGTGTAAAGAAGATTGTAACGGTTACTTATAGTCTTATCCAGAGAAGACCGCTATTAAGATACGAGTATATCCTTTAGATTactgtttttaaagaataacCCCTGCCTCTAGCTAATCATAGCTTCCATAGGAAAGCCTTTCTCTAAGACTTAAACTGTGGCTTCATAATACCATGACCTCCATCAAGTACTTACTACAGTTGTACTTTAACATTTAACTGTATTAATTATTTAATGTCTGTTTCCCTACAAGACTAAACTCCATAGTAACAGGGAACAGTGACTTTTGTGCGtgtgtttggttggttggtttttactTTCCATTGTTACCTTGGCACCTCACACAGATTCTGGCATATAGTCAGGtctgtaaatatttgctgaataagtgATTTCTAAAATATTGTCAAGATAATAGGCACATTCTAAACTAATTTTTTGCTCCTACAGTGACAACAGGAAGAAAAGCAATGACCATTGTACTTTCGTTTATATTCTTTGCTAAACCATTCACATTTCAGTAAgtactttttaattaaacaatttttctcagttttagaTACTGTGTTTCACATTTCCTCTTAATCTTAATTTCaccttttctactttttcttttttgtagtaaaaagaaattatataaattatataatttatataattataaacacatattttataaatataaaacacataattatataaattaatgtgtttttttttcctgttatgcTTTATAAAGAAACCTTTTCATCTTGATCTCTTAACTATCAGTGTATCTTCTGCTATTTTGCAA
The window above is part of the Symphalangus syndactylus isolate Jambi chromosome 23, NHGRI_mSymSyn1-v2.1_pri, whole genome shotgun sequence genome. Proteins encoded here:
- the SLC35B3 gene encoding adenosine 3'-phospho 5'-phosphosulfate transporter 2 isoform X2; amino-acid sequence: MDLTQQAKDIQNITVQETNKNNSESIECSKITMDLKFNNSRKYISITVPSKTQTMSPHIKSIEDIVVLGMNLSKFNKLTQFFICVAGVFVFYLIYGYLQELIFSVEGFKSYGWYLTLVQFAFYSIFGLIELQLIQDKRRRIPGKTYMIIAFLTVGTMGLSNTSLGYLNYPTQVIFKCCKLIPVMLGGVFIQGKRYNVADVSAAICMSLGLIWFTLADSTIAPNFNLTGVVLISLALCADAVIGNVQEKAMKLHNASNSEMVLYSYSIGFVYILLGLTCTSGLGPAVTFCAKNPVRTYGYAFLFSLTGYFGISFVLALIKIFGALIAVTVTTGRKAMTIVLSFIFFAKPFTFQYVWSGLLVVLGIFLNVYSKNMDKIRLPSLYDLINKSVEARKSRTLAQTV